In Polaribacter sp. Hel_I_88, the following proteins share a genomic window:
- the mce gene encoding methylmalonyl-CoA epimerase, translating into MDKIEHIGIAVKDLEKSNQLFAALFGENHYKTEEVLSEGVKTSFFKTGPNKIELLEATNPESPIAKFIEKKGEGIHHIAFAVTDIVAEIKRLQNEGFTVLNGIPKKGADNKLVAFLHPKTTNGVLIELCQEI; encoded by the coding sequence ATGGATAAAATAGAACATATAGGAATTGCAGTAAAAGATTTAGAAAAATCGAATCAATTATTTGCAGCACTTTTTGGAGAAAATCATTACAAAACAGAAGAAGTACTTTCTGAAGGTGTAAAAACCTCTTTTTTTAAAACAGGACCCAATAAAATTGAATTGTTAGAAGCTACCAATCCAGAAAGTCCGATTGCGAAGTTTATTGAAAAAAAAGGCGAAGGAATTCATCATATTGCTTTTGCTGTTACTGATATTGTTGCTGAAATTAAAAGGTTACAAAATGAAGGATTTACAGTTTTAAATGGAATACCTAAAAAAGGAGCAGACAATAAATTAGTTGCTTTTTTGCATCCAAAAACTACAAATGGAGTTCTTATAGAACTTTGTCAAGAGATTTAG
- a CDS encoding ABC transporter permease — MSNKFDSYQKRRLTSSYISVVISIALVLFMVGILGLIVLKSTKVANFVKEKVAITLFIKDNVTQKQIKTFRESLLEEEFTKKAVYTSKEQAAKKYSEEIGEDFLQFLGENPLKNGVDIYLKADFVTPEKVAELEKRFSKNAFVADVSYDKPLINLLTKNIKRISFWLLVLSSFFGLIAMILINSSIRLSIYSKRFNIKTMQMVGATKSFIRKPFIWRSIKLGLFGAFLALIALAVVVYYLDQFIPSLDFLNDYATLGYIAGGVILSALIITWISTFFATQRFLNLQTDELYY, encoded by the coding sequence ATGTCCAATAAATTTGATTCATATCAAAAAAGACGCTTAACATCTTCTTACATATCTGTTGTAATTAGCATTGCTTTGGTGCTTTTTATGGTGGGTATTTTAGGGTTGATTGTTCTAAAATCAACAAAAGTTGCCAATTTTGTAAAAGAAAAAGTAGCGATAACACTTTTTATAAAAGATAACGTAACTCAAAAACAAATAAAAACGTTTAGAGAATCTCTGTTAGAAGAAGAGTTTACAAAAAAAGCAGTGTACACAAGTAAAGAACAAGCTGCTAAAAAATATAGTGAAGAAATTGGCGAGGATTTCTTACAGTTTTTAGGAGAAAATCCGCTTAAAAACGGAGTTGATATTTATTTAAAAGCTGATTTTGTAACACCTGAAAAAGTAGCGGAATTAGAAAAGAGATTTTCTAAAAATGCTTTTGTGGCAGATGTTTCTTACGATAAACCTTTGATTAATCTTTTGACGAAAAACATTAAAAGGATTAGTTTCTGGTTGTTAGTTTTAAGTAGTTTTTTTGGGTTGATCGCCATGATTTTAATCAACAGTTCCATAAGATTATCTATCTATTCAAAACGATTTAATATAAAAACCATGCAAATGGTGGGTGCTACAAAAAGCTTTATTAGAAAACCATTTATATGGAGAAGCATAAAACTAGGGTTGTTTGGCGCATTTTTAGCATTAATTGCTTTAGCAGTGGTTGTCTATTATTTAGATCAATTTATACCAAGTTTAGACTTTTTAAATGATTATGCAACATTAGGTTATATAGCTGGAGGTGTAATCTTATCAGCGTTGATAATTACTTGGATTAGTACATTTTTTGCAACACAACGTTTTTTAAACCTACAAACGGACGAACTTTATTATTAA
- a CDS encoding DUF3098 domain-containing protein yields the protein MKKEVNQEREFLFGKRNYIIMLVGIVFITVGFIFMSGGGSEDPNVFNEEIYNWQRIRLAPTLVIIGLAIEIYAILADPKK from the coding sequence ATGAAAAAAGAAGTGAATCAAGAACGAGAATTTTTATTCGGTAAAAGGAATTACATCATCATGCTTGTAGGTATTGTTTTTATTACTGTTGGCTTTATTTTTATGTCTGGTGGAGGTAGTGAAGACCCAAATGTTTTTAATGAAGAAATATACAATTGGCAACGAATTCGTTTAGCACCAACTTTAGTAATTATTGGTTTAGCAATAGAAATCTATGCTATTTTAGCAGACCCGAAAAAATAA
- a CDS encoding undecaprenyl-diphosphate phosphatase, producing MDVLEAIILGIIQGLTEFLPVSSSGHLELAKAILGDTSVPEESLTFTVVLHFATALSTLVIFRKEVAEIFKGLFQFKWNDELKFSLKIIISMIPAVIVGLLFEEQLESFFGGKILLVGIMLLVTAVLLLLADKAKNTNKEVSFWNSVIIGISQAIAMLPGISRSGATISTSVLLGIDRTRAARFSFLMVVPLIFGKIGKDVLSGDLNFQSSEMISISAGFIAAFLAGLLACKWMIAIVKKSKLSYFSIYCAIVGFIAIGYALLS from the coding sequence ATGGATGTTTTAGAAGCAATAATTCTTGGAATAATTCAAGGATTAACCGAGTTTTTACCAGTATCCTCTAGTGGTCATTTAGAATTAGCAAAAGCCATTTTAGGCGATACTTCTGTGCCAGAAGAAAGTTTAACGTTTACAGTAGTTTTGCATTTTGCAACAGCTTTAAGTACGTTGGTTATTTTTAGAAAAGAAGTTGCAGAAATTTTTAAAGGATTGTTTCAATTTAAATGGAATGATGAATTAAAATTCTCTCTAAAGATAATTATTTCTATGATTCCTGCAGTGATTGTAGGTTTACTTTTTGAAGAACAATTAGAATCTTTTTTCGGCGGAAAAATACTTTTAGTAGGAATTATGTTGCTAGTTACAGCAGTTTTATTATTGTTGGCAGACAAAGCAAAAAACACCAATAAAGAAGTTTCTTTTTGGAATTCTGTAATTATCGGCATTTCGCAAGCCATAGCAATGTTACCAGGAATTTCTAGATCTGGAGCAACCATATCCACCTCTGTTTTATTAGGAATTGATAGAACAAGAGCTGCACGTTTTTCTTTTTTGATGGTAGTTCCTTTAATTTTTGGAAAAATTGGTAAAGATGTTTTAAGTGGTGATTTAAACTTTCAATCCTCAGAAATGATCTCTATTTCAGCAGGTTTTATTGCGGCTTTTTTAGCAGGTTTATTAGCTTGTAAATGGATGATTGCAATCGTTAAAAAGAGTAAACTTTCTTACTTTTCAATCTATTGTGCAATAGTTGGTTTTATTGCTATTGGATACGCACTTTTGAGTTAG
- the truB gene encoding tRNA pseudouridine(55) synthase TruB, translating into MRTEEDFKNGQVLLIDKPLEWTSFQAVNKLRWHIKQRFKIKKIKVGHAGTLDPLATGLLIICTGKQTKEINTYQGQEKEYTGTFTVGETTPSYDLETEIDETYPTEHLTEALLKETTKQFIGAIQQKPPIFSAIKKDGKRLYELARKGETTEIKSRAVTITEFEITNINLPKVDFRVVCSKGTYIRSLAFDFGKALNSGAHLSTLRRTKIGDFSVENATSIEGFIESLGERS; encoded by the coding sequence TTGAGAACTGAAGAAGATTTTAAAAACGGTCAAGTTCTATTGATTGACAAACCTTTAGAGTGGACATCTTTCCAAGCCGTTAATAAATTGCGTTGGCACATCAAACAGCGATTTAAAATCAAAAAGATTAAAGTTGGTCATGCAGGAACTTTAGATCCTTTAGCAACTGGTTTGTTAATTATTTGTACAGGTAAACAAACCAAAGAAATCAATACATATCAAGGTCAAGAAAAAGAATATACAGGCACTTTTACAGTTGGTGAAACAACACCAAGTTACGATTTAGAAACAGAAATCGACGAAACGTATCCAACAGAACATCTAACAGAAGCCCTTTTAAAAGAAACTACAAAACAGTTTATTGGCGCAATTCAGCAAAAGCCACCTATTTTTTCCGCAATTAAAAAGGATGGAAAACGTTTATACGAATTAGCTAGAAAAGGCGAAACTACCGAAATTAAATCGAGAGCTGTAACGATTACAGAGTTTGAAATCACTAATATAAACCTACCAAAAGTAGATTTTAGAGTAGTTTGTAGCAAAGGAACTTACATTCGCTCTTTGGCGTTCGATTTTGGAAAAGCATTAAATTCAGGCGCACATTTATCAACCTTAAGAAGAACAAAAATTGGTGATTTTTCTGTTGAAAATGCAACTTCTATTGAAGGTTTTATTGAGAGTTTGGGAGAACGTAGTTAA
- a CDS encoding amidohydrolase, which yields MQNELQIVGIQADLIWENPAKNRAFFEEHIKSLSASTDLVVLPEMFTTGFTMNPEKVAEKMDGETITWMQKLASKKQVAITGSLVIEDNNKYNNRLVFVHPSGKTETYDKRHSFTLAGEHKAYNSGDKKLIVTYKGWRICPLICYDLRFPVWARNTENYDLLIFMANWPVTRIKAWETLLKARAIENMSYTIGINRTGKDANDYEYSGNSLVIDYLGEELSNLPKNKVGIVKATLVKSNQKAIREKLGFLNDRDSFEIKII from the coding sequence ATGCAAAATGAACTACAAATTGTCGGAATTCAAGCAGATTTAATTTGGGAAAATCCTGCAAAAAATCGTGCTTTTTTTGAAGAACACATAAAGAGTTTGTCAGCAAGTACAGATTTGGTTGTTTTGCCGGAAATGTTCACCACCGGTTTTACCATGAATCCTGAAAAAGTTGCAGAAAAAATGGACGGAGAAACCATTACTTGGATGCAAAAATTGGCATCAAAAAAACAAGTTGCCATTACTGGTAGTTTGGTTATTGAAGACAATAACAAATACAACAATCGCTTGGTTTTTGTGCATCCTTCAGGAAAAACAGAAACCTATGACAAACGACATTCGTTTACCTTGGCTGGTGAACATAAAGCCTACAATTCTGGAGATAAAAAATTGATTGTAACTTATAAAGGTTGGCGAATTTGCCCTTTAATTTGTTACGATTTACGTTTTCCTGTTTGGGCAAGAAACACAGAAAATTACGATTTGTTAATTTTTATGGCAAATTGGCCAGTTACCAGAATTAAAGCTTGGGAAACGCTTTTAAAAGCAAGAGCTATTGAGAATATGAGTTACACAATTGGTATTAATAGAACTGGAAAAGATGCCAATGATTACGAATATTCAGGAAATTCTTTAGTGATAGATTATTTGGGTGAAGAACTCTCTAATTTACCCAAAAATAAGGTTGGTATAGTAAAAGCAACTTTAGTAAAATCGAATCAAAAAGCAATTAGAGAAAAATTGGGTTTTTTAAATGATAGAGATTCTTTTGAGATTAAGATTATTTAG
- a CDS encoding PD-(D/E)XK nuclease family protein, with amino-acid sequence MQSFISETIDDILKTTNSFEDVVFILPSQRAKVFVKQTFKDKISVGFLPEMLNIEQFIQQISGVQKADNIQLLFHFYTIYKSVEQTPDSFDTFSSWALTVLQDFNEIDQHLINTKGIFTYLRDIERLKKWSVNGTFTETALIKDHYSFLEKLNIYYDAFYTFLLAENIGYQGLMYREACKKVDEFLAKNTNKKFFFIGFNALNKAEEFLFQKTLQNGISEIYWDLDETFFKSNHQAGKFIRKYKSSWNYYDKNEIKLLGDTFSAAKKIQVIGAAKNNTQIKYTGEILEKITDFKNTALVLADETLLPVTLNSLPKNVDAINITMGYPLKDIPTTSLLFSIFQLFISQEKLQKSSLNEFYYKDVIRFFKHQSIYGLIAKIDNFTETIAKDNQTFIAKNHLDDLLKEEKSEVKNIILNLFKPFDSVENFIDRILTLIDLLKVEVNPLEKEYLFRFYTVFTQLQALQNEFHYFTDLKTLSLFFNQLIASESLSFQGEPLKGLQLMGMLETRVLDFENIILVSANEGVLPANSQQNTFIPFDVKVEYGLPTYREKDAIFSYHFFRLMQRAKNVFILYNTEHDIFGSGEKSRFVTQLEMMRTDIVQKIISPKVVAQNAELKTIEKNELVFNRLKELGKAGFSPSSLTNYLYNPVAFYKQKIVRIKEFDDVEETVAYNTLGTVVHETLDELYKPFMGEFLKVDNVSSMEKIAKDLVSKHFKIHFKNGDISTGQNRLIFEVANRFVTNFLSKEKDLVKDEHNQLKIIATEENLSAEIVIEGFEFPVKIHGNVDRVDELNGEIRIIDYKSGMVQASELKVLDFEKLREKEQFKAIQVLMYAYCYAQEKKFDFSKNLKAGIYSFKNLNSGFLPINFSSNYRNPETTITQEKLDEFIEELKSYLKEIYDLETPFIEPADLKY; translated from the coding sequence ATGCAATCTTTTATTTCAGAAACGATAGATGATATTTTAAAAACTACAAATTCTTTTGAGGATGTTGTTTTTATTTTGCCATCACAAAGAGCCAAAGTCTTTGTAAAACAAACTTTTAAAGATAAAATTTCGGTAGGGTTTTTACCAGAAATGCTAAATATAGAACAATTTATTCAGCAAATTTCTGGCGTTCAAAAAGCAGATAATATTCAGTTGTTGTTTCATTTTTATACGATTTATAAAAGCGTTGAGCAAACTCCAGATTCTTTTGATACGTTTTCTTCTTGGGCATTAACAGTGTTGCAAGATTTTAATGAAATTGATCAGCACTTAATCAACACAAAAGGTATTTTCACCTATTTAAGAGATATTGAACGCCTTAAAAAATGGTCTGTAAATGGTACGTTTACAGAAACAGCTTTGATAAAAGATCATTATTCTTTTTTAGAAAAACTGAACATTTATTATGATGCTTTTTATACATTTTTGTTAGCTGAAAACATCGGTTATCAAGGTTTAATGTACAGAGAAGCTTGTAAAAAAGTTGATGAATTTTTAGCTAAAAACACCAATAAAAAATTCTTTTTTATCGGTTTTAATGCGTTGAATAAAGCTGAAGAATTCCTATTTCAAAAAACATTGCAAAATGGAATTTCAGAAATTTATTGGGATTTAGATGAAACTTTTTTCAAGTCTAATCATCAAGCAGGAAAATTTATCAGAAAATATAAAAGTAGTTGGAATTATTATGATAAAAACGAAATAAAACTTTTAGGTGATACCTTTTCTGCTGCAAAAAAGATTCAAGTTATTGGTGCTGCAAAAAATAATACGCAGATAAAATATACTGGAGAAATTTTAGAAAAAATTACCGATTTTAAAAACACAGCTTTGGTTTTAGCTGATGAAACTTTGTTGCCTGTTACCTTAAATTCGTTGCCCAAAAATGTTGATGCCATTAATATTACAATGGGGTATCCTTTAAAAGATATCCCAACAACGAGTTTGTTATTTTCTATTTTTCAGTTGTTTATTTCGCAAGAAAAATTACAGAAAAGTAGCTTAAATGAGTTTTATTATAAAGATGTAATTCGTTTTTTTAAGCATCAATCTATTTATGGTTTAATTGCTAAGATTGATAATTTTACGGAAACAATCGCAAAAGATAATCAGACTTTTATTGCAAAAAATCATTTGGACGATTTGCTAAAAGAAGAAAAATCGGAAGTAAAAAATATCATTTTAAACCTGTTTAAACCTTTTGATTCTGTTGAAAATTTTATAGATAGAATACTGACTTTAATCGACCTTTTAAAAGTGGAGGTAAATCCTTTAGAAAAAGAATATTTATTTAGATTTTATACTGTTTTTACGCAGTTGCAAGCTTTGCAAAATGAGTTTCATTATTTTACCGATTTAAAAACCTTATCGTTATTTTTTAATCAGTTAATAGCTTCAGAAAGTTTGTCTTTTCAAGGAGAACCTTTAAAAGGTTTACAGTTGATGGGAATGTTAGAAACACGTGTTTTAGATTTTGAAAACATCATTTTAGTGTCTGCCAACGAAGGTGTTTTGCCTGCCAATAGTCAACAAAATACGTTTATTCCTTTTGATGTAAAAGTGGAATATGGTTTGCCAACGTATAGAGAAAAAGATGCTATTTTTTCGTATCACTTTTTTAGGTTGATGCAAAGAGCAAAAAACGTTTTTATTTTATACAACACAGAACATGATATTTTTGGAAGTGGTGAAAAAAGTAGATTTGTAACGCAATTAGAAATGATGAGAACAGATATTGTTCAGAAAATTATTTCACCAAAAGTTGTCGCACAAAATGCCGAATTAAAAACCATCGAAAAAAATGAGTTAGTTTTTAATCGACTAAAAGAATTAGGAAAAGCTGGTTTTTCACCTTCTTCTTTAACTAATTATTTATACAATCCTGTTGCTTTTTACAAACAGAAAATAGTACGAATCAAGGAATTTGATGATGTTGAAGAAACAGTTGCTTACAATACCTTAGGAACTGTTGTGCACGAAACTTTAGATGAGTTGTACAAACCTTTTATGGGTGAATTTTTAAAGGTTGATAATGTATCATCCATGGAAAAAATTGCTAAGGATTTAGTTTCGAAACATTTTAAAATCCATTTCAAAAATGGAGATATTTCTACAGGACAAAACCGATTAATTTTTGAAGTTGCTAACAGATTTGTAACGAACTTTTTATCCAAAGAAAAAGACTTGGTTAAAGACGAGCATAATCAACTAAAAATAATTGCTACAGAAGAAAATTTATCAGCAGAAATAGTTATTGAAGGGTTTGAATTTCCTGTAAAAATTCATGGAAATGTAGATAGAGTTGATGAGCTAAATGGCGAAATTAGAATTATTGATTACAAATCTGGAATGGTTCAAGCTAGTGAATTAAAAGTGCTAGATTTTGAGAAATTAAGAGAAAAAGAACAATTTAAAGCCATTCAAGTTTTAATGTATGCGTATTGTTATGCCCAAGAAAAAAAGTTTGATTTTTCTAAAAACTTAAAAGCTGGAATTTATTCGTTTAAAAATTTAAATAGTGGCTTTTTACCTATCAATTTTTCATCAAATTATAGAAATCCTGAAACCACAATTACACAAGAAAAACTAGACGAATTTATTGAAGAATTAAAAAGTTACCTTAAAGAAATATATGATTTAGAAACTCCTTTTATAGAACCTGCAGATTTAAAGTATTAA
- a CDS encoding DUF2723 domain-containing protein: protein MTPQKFKKWNIILGWITFAIALITYSLTIEPTVSAWDVGEYIATSVKLEVGHPPGAPLFQMLGAFFAMFTTDVTEIGKMVNFMSALASAFTILFMFWTISNLAAKLAAKTGNISKGKRLAILGSSLVGSLTYTFSDSFWFSAVEGEVYAMSSFLMALLFWLALKWEREIYTARGNKWLVLISFVVGLSFGVHILSLLVIPAIVMLYFFKTYKNINFTTSAIATVFSVLVLVLVFKFIFPFTLKFFSASELFFINTVGLPYNSGSIIAAIILVALFFFGLKYTRKKNKLTANTLILSLLFIMIGFSSWMMLPIRANANTTINENNPSSARELLAYYEREQYGDANVFYDTYYSNKYSDERNRNNPTRDDKPKYEKKDGKYVIVNVYKDVLPNYSDKHKGFIPRMVNPASEKMYKRIAGIPENSQRRPTFAENIKFMMSYQFGYMYGRYFMWNFVGRQNDIQGNLDIYNGNWISGIDVVDEARLGSQKMLPWQALLNKGRNTYYFLPLILGLIGLFFQIKWDKKNFFTLFLFFAFTGFAIIFYTNPKPFEPRERDYAVVGSFYIFAIWVGFGVLALYEYLKYMASRKQMAMTVSIACLLAVPTLMAYQNWDDHDRSNRYTTHLNAQAYLESTDPNAIMFTIGDNDTFPLWYMQEVEGVRTDVKLINTSLFQTDWYIDQMKRKTYKAAPIPSQLTHDEYKYGTLDVAYYFPEIFPQLKDSVLELDNFMKWIRSDSKRTFYDLDEDGNPEKILPTNKIRIPVNKENALKYGIVAQKDADLIVPYIDITIDRALGKNTILMLDILNNFDWKQPIYFTGGSNTDSEYIWLKDYLQLDGVAFKFVPIKTPTKIYNENGQVIRELSLFDIGRIDTEKMYNNVQKWNWRNINDGKIYLDEQTKRNAISLRNSLMRLSSAFAMEGDTIKALEILDLSIDKMPIEDFDHYSLSMEYPEMYYMLGDQKKGRETAEDLIRLFKEKLVWFSTFDEEDFEMVYEEFDLTFRYLYRGIVDQVRQYDNDREFVIEIQEEYNKTLGLFNHIFPQESEEKDLNQ, encoded by the coding sequence ATGACGCCACAAAAATTTAAAAAATGGAATATCATCTTAGGGTGGATTACATTTGCTATTGCCTTAATTACCTACTCGCTTACAATAGAGCCTACTGTTAGTGCTTGGGATGTAGGAGAATATATTGCGACCTCTGTAAAGTTAGAAGTTGGGCATCCTCCAGGAGCACCTCTTTTTCAAATGTTAGGTGCATTTTTTGCAATGTTTACAACAGATGTAACAGAAATTGGTAAAATGGTTAACTTCATGTCTGCGTTGGCTAGTGCATTTACCATTTTATTTATGTTTTGGACCATTAGCAATTTAGCTGCTAAATTAGCCGCTAAAACTGGTAATATTTCTAAAGGAAAGAGACTTGCTATTTTAGGTAGTAGCTTGGTTGGTTCTTTAACCTATACATTTTCAGATAGTTTTTGGTTTAGTGCTGTAGAAGGTGAAGTGTATGCAATGTCATCATTTTTAATGGCATTATTATTTTGGTTAGCCTTAAAATGGGAAAGAGAAATATATACAGCTAGAGGCAACAAATGGCTGGTTTTAATTAGTTTTGTAGTTGGTTTATCGTTTGGAGTTCACATACTTTCATTGTTGGTAATTCCTGCAATAGTAATGTTGTACTTCTTTAAAACGTATAAAAACATCAACTTTACAACTTCTGCAATTGCTACTGTATTTTCAGTTTTAGTATTGGTATTGGTCTTTAAGTTCATTTTTCCTTTTACACTAAAATTCTTTAGTGCATCAGAATTATTCTTTATAAATACAGTTGGTTTACCTTATAATTCAGGAAGTATTATTGCTGCCATTATTTTGGTTGCCTTATTTTTCTTCGGATTAAAATACACCCGAAAAAAGAACAAATTAACTGCAAATACTTTAATTCTTTCTTTACTATTTATTATGATTGGTTTTTCTTCTTGGATGATGTTACCAATTAGAGCAAATGCCAACACAACCATCAACGAAAACAATCCTTCAAGTGCGCGTGAATTACTTGCATATTATGAGCGTGAACAATATGGAGATGCCAATGTTTTTTATGATACTTATTACTCTAATAAGTATAGTGATGAAAGAAACAGAAATAACCCTACAAGAGATGATAAACCAAAATATGAGAAAAAAGATGGTAAATATGTAATTGTAAATGTTTACAAAGATGTTTTGCCTAATTATTCTGATAAACACAAAGGTTTTATACCAAGAATGGTGAACCCTGCATCAGAAAAAATGTACAAAAGAATTGCAGGAATTCCAGAAAATAGCCAAAGAAGACCAACGTTTGCAGAAAACATAAAGTTTATGATGAGCTATCAATTTGGCTACATGTATGGACGTTATTTTATGTGGAATTTTGTTGGGCGTCAAAATGATATTCAAGGAAATTTAGACATTTATAATGGAAACTGGATCAGTGGAATTGATGTTGTTGATGAAGCAAGATTAGGTTCACAAAAAATGCTACCTTGGCAAGCTTTATTAAATAAAGGGCGAAACACCTATTATTTTCTTCCCTTAATATTAGGACTTATTGGCTTGTTCTTTCAGATAAAATGGGATAAAAAGAACTTTTTTACACTCTTTTTATTCTTTGCCTTTACAGGTTTTGCCATTATATTTTACACAAACCCAAAACCTTTTGAGCCAAGAGAACGTGATTATGCTGTGGTAGGTAGTTTTTACATTTTTGCAATTTGGGTTGGTTTTGGTGTACTTGCCTTGTATGAATATTTAAAGTATATGGCTTCTAGAAAGCAAATGGCAATGACAGTTAGCATTGCTTGCTTGCTTGCAGTACCAACTTTAATGGCGTATCAAAATTGGGATGATCATGATAGATCTAACAGATATACAACACACTTAAATGCGCAAGCCTATTTAGAAAGTACAGATCCTAATGCAATTATGTTTACCATTGGCGATAATGATACATTTCCTCTTTGGTATATGCAAGAGGTAGAAGGTGTTAGAACCGATGTTAAGTTGATCAATACAAGTCTTTTTCAAACAGATTGGTACATAGACCAAATGAAACGAAAAACGTATAAAGCAGCTCCAATTCCATCACAATTAACACATGATGAATATAAATATGGAACCTTAGATGTTGCTTATTATTTTCCTGAAATATTTCCTCAGTTAAAAGATTCTGTTTTAGAATTAGATAATTTTATGAAGTGGATTAGAAGTGATAGCAAACGTACTTTCTATGATTTAGATGAAGATGGAAATCCAGAGAAAATATTACCAACCAATAAAATAAGAATTCCTGTAAATAAAGAAAATGCTTTAAAATATGGAATTGTGGCTCAAAAAGATGCAGATTTAATTGTGCCTTATATTGATATTACTATTGATAGAGCTCTTGGTAAAAATACCATTTTAATGCTCGATATTTTAAATAATTTCGATTGGAAACAACCAATTTATTTTACAGGTGGTTCAAATACAGATAGCGAATATATTTGGCTAAAAGATTATTTACAATTAGATGGTGTTGCTTTTAAATTTGTACCAATTAAAACTCCAACCAAAATTTATAACGAAAATGGACAGGTAATTCGCGAATTAAGTTTGTTTGATATTGGTAGAATTGATACCGAAAAAATGTACAATAATGTTCAAAAATGGAATTGGAGAAACATTAACGATGGTAAGATTTATTTAGATGAACAAACCAAAAGAAATGCCATTTCTTTAAGAAATAGTTTAATGCGTTTATCATCTGCTTTTGCAATGGAAGGCGATACTATTAAAGCTTTGGAAATTTTAGATTTATCTATAGACAAAATGCCAATTGAAGATTTTGATCATTATAGTTTATCAATGGAATACCCAGAAATGTATTACATGTTGGGCGATCAGAAAAAAGGAAGAGAAACTGCCGAAGATTTAATTCGCTTATTTAAAGAGAAGTTAGTTTGGTTTAGCACTTTTGATGAAGAAGATTTTGAGATGGTTTATGAAGAGTTCGATTTAACGTTTAGATATTTATACAGAGGTATTGTAGACCAAGTTAGGCAATATGATAATGACCGAGAATTTGTCATAGAAATACAAGAAGAATATAATAAAACACTTGGCCTGTTTAATCATATTTTTCCTCAAGAAAGTGAAGAAAAAGATTTAAACCAATAA